In the Nitrospiria bacterium genome, CTGGTGCGGGGGGCGACCCGCGGGGACGGTTACACGGGCGAAGAAGTCACCGCCAATCTGCGCACGGTCAAGGTCATTCCGTTGCGATTGCCGTCCGAACCGCCTCCGGCCTGGCTGGAAGTCCGGGGCGAGGTCCTGATGCTCAAGCGCGATTTCGAACGACTGAATCGGGAGCAGGTCCGGAAGGGCGAAAAACAATTCGTCAACCCCCGCAACGCCGCGGCCGGCGGTCTCCGGCAGCTGGATCCGCGCATGACCGCCGCGCGACATCTCACCTTTTTTGCCTACGCGCTGGAGGGCGCGGAGGGCGTGTCTCTGCCCCGGACCCACAGCGCGTTGATGGATTTTCTCGTCACGCAGAAATTTCCGGTTTGCCCCGAGCGGAAAGTCGTTCGTGGGGTTCAGGGGTTGTTGGATTACTACCGTTTCATCGGCTCCAAACGTGAAACGCTCCCCTACGACATTGACGGGGTGGTCTACAAGATCAATCCCTTGAATCAGCAGGAACGGATGGGGTTTGTGTCCCGCGCGCCGCGCTTTGCCCTGGCGCACAAGTTTCCGGCCCAGGAGGCGATGACCGAAGTCTTGGACATCGACGTTCAGGTGGGACGGACGGGGGCCGTGACGCCGGTGGCGCGGCTCAAGCCGGTCTTCGTGGGCGGCGTGACGGTGACGAATGCGACGCTGCACAACGAGGACGAGGTCCGTCGGAAAGACGTCCGGATCGGGGACACCGCGATCGTCCGGCGCGCCGGCGACGTCATTCCGGAGGTGGTCGGGGTGGTGCCGGATCGGCGGCCCGCCGGCGCGAGGGAATTCGTCATGCCGCGGGTCTGTCCCGTCTGCGGATCGAAGATCGTCCGGCTTCCGGGCGAGGCGATCTCCCGGTGCAGCGGGGGCCTGTACTGTCCCGCGCAACGAAAGCAGGCGATATTGCATTTCGCCAGCCGCCGGGCCATGGACATTCAAGGCCTGGGAGAAAAGCTGACGGATCAACTGGTGGACAAGCGCCTCGTGGAAACGGCGGCCGATCTTTACCGTCTGGACGGTCCGACCGTCGCACGGCTGGAACGGATGGCCGAGCTTTCCGCGGGCAATCTGGTGAAGGCGATTGAAGCCAGCAAACGAACGACGCTGGCGCGTTTCATCTACGCCCTCGGCATCCCGGATGTGGGGGAGGCCACGGCCAAGGAACTGGCCCGTTTTTTCGGGGATCTGGATCCGCTGATGGATGCGGAGGAGCCAACGCTCCGAACCATTCCGGACATCGGGCCCGAAGTCGCCCAGTCCATCCTCCAGTTTTTTTCGGAGCTCCACAACCGGAAGGTGATCGGGCAGTTGAGGGCGGCGGGCGTGCGCTGGGAGCGGGAAGCGGGGGGACCGAAAAAAACGACGCTGGCGCAGTTCATCGCCCAGCTGGAGATTCCGGGCATCGGGCCGTCGACGGCGGAGCGTCTGGCCGAAAGGTCCAAGGGCATCGAGCGATTGATGGAGGCCGACGCCCAAACATTGCGGGAAGCCTTCGATCTTCCCCCGAATGCCGCCCGGTCGGTCGCCGAATATTTCCGAAACCCTAAAAATCGAAAAATGATCGGACAACTTCTGGATCTCGGCCTGACCCTCACCGGGGGGGCCGAGACCGTCGAAACCCTCTCGCCGGTGCGCGGCAAAACGTTTGTCCTGACCGGAACCCTTCCAAGCCTGACGAGGGAGGCGGCCAGGGAGAAGATCGAAACGCTGGGCGGGAAGGTGACCAGCAGCGTATCGAAGAAAACGGATTACGTCGTCGCCGGCGCCGATGCGGGGAGCAAACTCGAAAAGGCCCGGGGCCTGGGCGTCCGCGTTTTGGATGAAGAGGGTCTGATGAAACTTTTGTCGGAAGCCACACGAGGGGGCTCTCCGAAATGATTGGTGCCGGATTTTATCAATTCGGGCCGGTGTTCGGGGAAATCCGACGGAATGTGGAGTCGGTCCTGGGGCGGCTGGATCGGATCGACCGGGGCGCGGCGGACCTGATCGTCCTTCCGGAACTTTTCAACAGCGGCTATCAATTTATATCCCGACGCGAGGTGTCCGAGTTGTCGGAGGAGGTTCCGGAAGGATTTACGACACGGCGCTTGTGCGAATTCGCCGGGGACAAGAAACTCTGGCTGGTGGCCGGTCTTCCCGAGCGGGCCGGGAAAGTGATATATAACTCGGCCGTGCTGATCGGCCCCAAAGGGTACGTGGCCACCTATCGAAAAATTCATCTGTTTTACGAAGAAAAACTCTGGTTCAAGCCGGGGATGAACCGCTTCCGGTCCTACGACATCGGAAAGGCGCGGATCGGAATCATGGTCTGCTTCGATTGGTTTTTTCCGGAAGCGGCCCGATCCCTGTCGCTGGCCGGGGCCGAGATCATTTGCCATCCGGCCAATCTCGTCCTGCCGTATTGTCCCGACGCCATGGTCACTCGATGCCTCGAGAACCGGGTCTTCGCGATCACGTCGAACCGCATCGGCTCCGAGCAACGCGGCGGCCGAAAGCGCCTGACCTATATCGGCCGGAGCGAGATCGTCGATCCTGGGGGCGGCATCCTTTTCCGGGCTCCGCGGAATCGGGAGACGCTCAAGATTGTGGAGTTCAACCCCCGCGAGGCAAGGCATAAGACGCTGAACCGCTACAATAATCTTTTTAGAGATCGGCGCACCGAATTGTACAACAAAGGTGGGTCACGGTGAACAAACTCGATCATCTTATCAAAGTTCTCGACCGCGAGTTTCCGGATCCGAGGGTCGAGCTCCATTATAAGAAGCCGCTGGAGCTCCTGATCGCGACGATCCTCTCGGCCCAATGCACGGATGATCGCGTCAACAAGGTCACCCCCCAGCTGTTCAAAAAATATAAGAGCGCTAAGGACTATGCGACGGCCGATCCGGCCGTCCTGGAACAGGAGATCCGGTCCACCGGCTTTTACAAAAATAAGGCCAAGAGCATAATCGGTTGCTGTCGGGCCCTGGTCGAGAAGCATGCCGGGCGGGTTCCGCAAACGATGGAAGAGCTGGTCGAGCTGCCCGGCGTCGGGAGAAAGACCGCCAACGTCATCCTGGGAAACTGTTTCGGCCGGCCGGCCATCGTGGTGGATACGCATGTCCGTCGGGTCAGTCAACGCCTTGGACTGACCCGGTCGGATGATCCGGATGAAATCGAGACGGAACTCGGACGCTTCATTCCCGAGAAGAAATGGACCCGCGTCGCGCATCAACTGCTGCTTCACGGACGCTACTTCTGCAAGGCGAAAAATCCCCGGTGTCCGGACTGCGACCTCAAGCCGATCTGCCGTTATTTCAAGCAGGAGCGCGGGGCCGATTGATCCCGAACGGCGCCGCCTTTGTTTGACAAACCCGCCGGTTATCTATATAATAACGGGTTTATAAACAAGGCGAGACTTGATGATCGAAAGCATGACCGGCTACGGCCGAAGCGAAGGGAGTTATCGCGACCTGACGATCGTCGCGGAGCTTCGGTCGACCAACCACAAGTACTGCGACATCACGATCCGGTTGCCCAAGCTTTTGCTCCCCCTCGAAACCGTACTGAAGAAACAGGTGCAGCAGCGATTTACCCGCGGCCGGCTGGAGCTGGCCGTGTCGATCAACGGCGCCCACGAGCAGCCGAAACGACTCGATGTCGATCTTGAACTGGCCCGCCAGTATTCCCGGATTTTGAAGGACCTGAAGACCAAATTGGAATTGCCGGGCCAGATCGATCTGGGCCTGTTGATGAATTTCAGGGACATCATCACCACCGCAGAGTTGGCGGAGACGACGGAGGCTTTGTCGGCGCAGGTTCAGGAACTCCTGAAGGAGGCCATGGACCGGCTGGAGGACATGCGGCGGAAGGAGGGTCGGGCGCTGGTCCGCGACCTTCGTCAGCGTCTTCGGGTGATCGAGCGCGCGTTGCGCCGCATCCAGACGCGCATCCCGAAAATGGTTCAAGGCTATCAGGCCCGTCTCGGCGACCGCATCGAACGTCTCACCCAGGGCGTGAAATTGGATCCGGCCCGCTTGGCACAGGAGGTGGCTGTTTTCGCCGAGCGATCGGACGTGAGCGAAGAATTGACCCGCCTCAAGAGCCACCTGAACCAGTTCAGGACCATGATCCGGGGGAAGGAAGCCGTCGGACGAAGCCTGGATTTTCTGATCCAGGAAATGAATCGGGAGGCCAACACGGTCGGCTCCAAGGCCAGCGATGCCTCCATCGCGATGGAGGTTGTGGGCATCAAGAGTGAGTTGGAAAAATTGAGGGAACAGGTTCAGAACATCGAATGACGGCCGGTATGGGATTCATCGGCAGGGGCTTGCGCCGCCCTCTCCACTGGCAGGGTTCGTTGGAGCGACGCGACCGGGCGGCTCGACTGAGCTCGCCGAAGTCCACCCCCTCCCGCTCGCCGCGCCCGCTGGAAAGAGGCTCATGGGTGACGTCGTAGAACCCAAAGGGGAAGGAGATATCGCGTCCCGAAAAAGGGGCCTGCTTTTGGTTGTGTCCGCCCCCTCCGGGGCGGGGAAAACCACGTTGTGCCGCGAGATGGCCCATACCATGCCCGGTCTGCGTTATTCCATTTCCTACACCACGCGTTCGCCCCGCGCGAACGAGGTCGATGGCCGGGACTACTTTTTCATCACAGAGCCCGAATTTATGCAAATGGTCGCCCGGAACGAATTTGCGGAATGGGCCAAGGTCCATAATAATTTCTATGGGACCCAGGCGGATTTTTTAAAGCGGACGATGGCCGGAGGGACGGATGTTCTCCTGGATGTCGATACCCAAGGGGCCAAATTATTAAAAAAGCGGTTTCCGGACGGGGTTTTCATCTTCGTCCTTCCCCCTTCCATGGCGATCTTGATGGAACGGCTTCGGGACCGGCAATCGGACACGCCGGAAGAAATCGAGCGACGCCTCCGGGTGGCTCGAGAAGAGATTCAAAATTTCAGCGACTACGACTATATTATCATCAATGATGAAATAAAGAAGGCCATCCGCGATCTGGAATCCGTCATTTTGGCCGAGCGCATCCGGATTACCCATGCCGAGCAGGACTGGATTCGCGAACAGTTTTTGAGGTGAGCCCGCGAAAAAGCTAGCGGGAGGGAAAAATGGAGGGAATGAAATAATGGACATCATGTCGTTGATCACGGATTTTGACGATACCAAGATCGACAGCCGGTACCGGCTGGTCATCATCGCGGCCCAGCGGGCCCGACAGCTGATGCAGGGGTCCAAGCCCCAAGTCACCAGCAAGTTCACCAAGGAAACCACCGTAGCCCTGGACGAGGTCCTGCAGAGCAAGACGGACTTTATGACCGGAAAGGAGGCCAAGGTGGCCATGAAAGAGGCCATGGCGGCCCGGGAGCTCGAGGAGCGGGCACGGGCCAAGGCCCGGGCCAAGGCACTGCTGCCGCAGGAAGATGAAAGCGAAATCAAAAAGGACCTCAGCGTCTACCTGAGCGACCGCAAGGAGGAAGAGCCCCCCGTCGTCGAGCCGGAAGAGTAACAGGGAAAGCGGTATGGAAATGGATCTTCAAGGCAGGCACATCCTTTTGGGTATAACGGGAAGCATCGCGGCCTACAAAGCGGTCCTGGTCCTTCGGCAACTCGTCCACGCCGGGGCGCAGGTGACGGTTGTAATGACCTCGTCGGCGCAGCAATTCATCGCGCCGCTTACCTTTCAGGTCCTGTCCCGGCGCCCTGTTTACACGAGCCTTTTCGATCCCAGCGAGGAGATTCGCCACCTGACCTTGGCCGAGCGGGTCGATATGATTCTGATCGCCCCGGCGACGGCCAATGTCATCGGCAAACTCGCGAACGGCATCGCGGATGATCTCCTCACCACCCTCGCGGTGGCCAGTTCCTCGCCGATGGTGATCGCCCCGGCCATGGATGGGGACATGTGGACGCATCCCGTGCTGCAGCGCAATTTATCGGTTCTGGACGGTCTCGGTGTTCAGGTGCTCTCTCCCGAAGAAGGTCCTCTGGCCTCCGGCAAGGAGGGGATAGGACGCCTGGCTTCCGAGAGCCGGATCGTGGAGGCCGTCATTACCCGGCTGAGAAAGCGGGAAGACCTGAAGGGGGAAACGGTGTTGGTGACGGCCGGACCCACTCGGGAACCGATCGATCCGGTACGCTACATCACGAATCGATCCTCGGGGAAAATGGGCTATGCCCTGGCGCGCGCCGCCCAGGGACGCGGGGCGAGGGTCCTTTTGATCAGCGGGCCGACGCATCTTCCGGTCCCTGCGAAGGTGGAGCGGATTTCGGTCCAATCCGCGGCGGAGATGCGGGAGGCCGTATTGCGATGCTTTCCCGACGCGACCGTGCTCATCATGGCGGCGGCGGTCTCGGACTATCGTCCCGTGCAGAGATCGGAACAAAAGCTTAAAAAAGGTCGTGAACCCCTGTTCCTTGAACTTGAACCCACCGCGGATATTCTGTCGGAGGTCCGTTCGCGGCGGGGCCAACAGATTCTGATCGGCTTTGCCGCCGAGACGGAGCAGGTTGTAAGCCGGGCCCGTTCCAAACTGGAGCGGAAGGGGCTCGATCTGATCGTGGCCAACGACGTGACCCAGGAGGGAGCGGGTTTTGACCTGGACACCAATGTGGTCACATTCATAGATGCCAACGGCGACGCGACGGCCTTGCCCAAATTGTCAAAGGCCGAAGTGGCCGAGAGGATCCTCGATCGGATCAAGGAGCTGAAAAGTCGAGCGGGAACGGGAAATCGGCCAGTTCATTGACTTTTTTCCGGGATTTGTTATGATGAAGCGGCCCGAACGGTTATCTCTCCTGGAGATTTATGGATAAGAAAAAGGGACAGGAAAAGCCTCTTTCTCCCGAAATCATCAAGTTGTCGGAAAAATTAAGCAAAGATCCCAAGTCAAGGCTCTTTGTGGCCTTGGCGGAGGAATACTTGAAGTCCGGGATGACCCACGAGGCCATGATCGTATTGACCGACGGATTGAAGATTCATCCAAACTTTCATACGGCCCGGGCGACCCTGGCGAAGGTTTATCTTGAAATCGGTCAGATCGCCGACGCAAGGGGGGAGTTTGAACAGGTGATCAAGGCCGATCCCGAAAACCTCCTCGCCCACCGGAAGCTGGCCAAACTTTACAAGGACGCGGGTCGGATGGACAAGGCGCGGATTTCCTGCAAGGCCGTATTGCTGTCCAATCCCAAGGACGCCGAGATGAAACTCATCCTGGAGGAACTGGATCGCATCGAAGCGACTCAAAGACAGAAGACTCAGGCGCAAACGGTCGTTTCAAACGACGCGGTTTCCGTCGAAGCGCTGGTGGAGCAAACTACCCATACCCAGCCCGAGCCGAAAACTGAAGAGGCCGCGGCCGAAATTTCCCCGTCCCTGATGGAGGCGCCGCCGGTAACCGCGGAAGTTGCACCGGCGCCGGCGGAAGGGCCGCCGGCGGCCGAGGCTTCGTCGGCCCTCGTCGGCACCGCCGAACCCAAAGCCGCGTCTGTCGAACGGAAAGAGGCCTTTCCGTCCCTGGAGGAAATTTTGGGTGCTCCGGCGGCGGAAGCGCCCTTGACGGGGAATGCGCCGGATGTCCCTCAGCCCGGGTCGCCGAAATCCCAAAAGGCGCCCCTTGAACAAGGGCCGGCCGTCCCCACCCCCGCCGATGAAATCACTACCGAGGCCCTGGGCGATTTGTATGTCAAGCAAGGCTTTTACGAGAAAGGGATCGCCATCTATCGGCGATTGTTGGCCAATGATCCCACGAATCAGGTCTTGTTTAAAAAACTGGATGAAACCGTCGACCTGGCCCGGCTGCTGAACGAGGGCCCGCAACTCAATACGTCCACCCAAGCCCCGGCCGGAACCGCCCCGCCTGCACCCCCGCCGGCCCCGAAGCCGTCATCCCCGACGGAGTC is a window encoding:
- the ligA gene encoding NAD-dependent DNA ligase LigA, whose amino-acid sequence is MSVPANVNKRVRALREAIELHNYRYYVLDAPTIPDVEYDKLFRELQDLERKYPELAVPESPTQRVGAAPLSEFATVAHRTPMLSLNNAFEEEEVVAFDRRIREQLHLEEVEYAVEPKFDGAAVSLSYQNGLLVRGATRGDGYTGEEVTANLRTVKVIPLRLPSEPPPAWLEVRGEVLMLKRDFERLNREQVRKGEKQFVNPRNAAAGGLRQLDPRMTAARHLTFFAYALEGAEGVSLPRTHSALMDFLVTQKFPVCPERKVVRGVQGLLDYYRFIGSKRETLPYDIDGVVYKINPLNQQERMGFVSRAPRFALAHKFPAQEAMTEVLDIDVQVGRTGAVTPVARLKPVFVGGVTVTNATLHNEDEVRRKDVRIGDTAIVRRAGDVIPEVVGVVPDRRPAGAREFVMPRVCPVCGSKIVRLPGEAISRCSGGLYCPAQRKQAILHFASRRAMDIQGLGEKLTDQLVDKRLVETAADLYRLDGPTVARLERMAELSAGNLVKAIEASKRTTLARFIYALGIPDVGEATAKELARFFGDLDPLMDAEEPTLRTIPDIGPEVAQSILQFFSELHNRKVIGQLRAAGVRWEREAGGPKKTTLAQFIAQLEIPGIGPSTAERLAERSKGIERLMEADAQTLREAFDLPPNAARSVAEYFRNPKNRKMIGQLLDLGLTLTGGAETVETLSPVRGKTFVLTGTLPSLTREAAREKIETLGGKVTSSVSKKTDYVVAGADAGSKLEKARGLGVRVLDEEGLMKLLSEATRGGSPK
- a CDS encoding nitrilase-related carbon-nitrogen hydrolase; protein product: MIGAGFYQFGPVFGEIRRNVESVLGRLDRIDRGAADLIVLPELFNSGYQFISRREVSELSEEVPEGFTTRRLCEFAGDKKLWLVAGLPERAGKVIYNSAVLIGPKGYVATYRKIHLFYEEKLWFKPGMNRFRSYDIGKARIGIMVCFDWFFPEAARSLSLAGAEIICHPANLVLPYCPDAMVTRCLENRVFAITSNRIGSEQRGGRKRLTYIGRSEIVDPGGGILFRAPRNRETLKIVEFNPREARHKTLNRYNNLFRDRRTELYNKGGSR
- the nth gene encoding endonuclease III, which produces MNKLDHLIKVLDREFPDPRVELHYKKPLELLIATILSAQCTDDRVNKVTPQLFKKYKSAKDYATADPAVLEQEIRSTGFYKNKAKSIIGCCRALVEKHAGRVPQTMEELVELPGVGRKTANVILGNCFGRPAIVVDTHVRRVSQRLGLTRSDDPDEIETELGRFIPEKKWTRVAHQLLLHGRYFCKAKNPRCPDCDLKPICRYFKQERGAD
- a CDS encoding YicC/YloC family endoribonuclease, with product MIESMTGYGRSEGSYRDLTIVAELRSTNHKYCDITIRLPKLLLPLETVLKKQVQQRFTRGRLELAVSINGAHEQPKRLDVDLELARQYSRILKDLKTKLELPGQIDLGLLMNFRDIITTAELAETTEALSAQVQELLKEAMDRLEDMRRKEGRALVRDLRQRLRVIERALRRIQTRIPKMVQGYQARLGDRIERLTQGVKLDPARLAQEVAVFAERSDVSEELTRLKSHLNQFRTMIRGKEAVGRSLDFLIQEMNREANTVGSKASDASIAMEVVGIKSELEKLREQVQNIE
- the gmk gene encoding guanylate kinase; the encoded protein is MGDVVEPKGEGDIASRKRGLLLVVSAPSGAGKTTLCREMAHTMPGLRYSISYTTRSPRANEVDGRDYFFITEPEFMQMVARNEFAEWAKVHNNFYGTQADFLKRTMAGGTDVLLDVDTQGAKLLKKRFPDGVFIFVLPPSMAILMERLRDRQSDTPEEIERRLRVAREEIQNFSDYDYIIINDEIKKAIRDLESVILAERIRITHAEQDWIREQFLR
- the rpoZ gene encoding DNA-directed RNA polymerase subunit omega, whose protein sequence is MDIMSLITDFDDTKIDSRYRLVIIAAQRARQLMQGSKPQVTSKFTKETTVALDEVLQSKTDFMTGKEAKVAMKEAMAARELEERARAKARAKALLPQEDESEIKKDLSVYLSDRKEEEPPVVEPEE
- the coaBC gene encoding bifunctional phosphopantothenoylcysteine decarboxylase/phosphopantothenate--cysteine ligase CoaBC; this translates as MEMDLQGRHILLGITGSIAAYKAVLVLRQLVHAGAQVTVVMTSSAQQFIAPLTFQVLSRRPVYTSLFDPSEEIRHLTLAERVDMILIAPATANVIGKLANGIADDLLTTLAVASSSPMVIAPAMDGDMWTHPVLQRNLSVLDGLGVQVLSPEEGPLASGKEGIGRLASESRIVEAVITRLRKREDLKGETVLVTAGPTREPIDPVRYITNRSSGKMGYALARAAQGRGARVLLISGPTHLPVPAKVERISVQSAAEMREAVLRCFPDATVLIMAAAVSDYRPVQRSEQKLKKGREPLFLELEPTADILSEVRSRRGQQILIGFAAETEQVVSRARSKLERKGLDLIVANDVTQEGAGFDLDTNVVTFIDANGDATALPKLSKAEVAERILDRIKELKSRAGTGNRPVH
- a CDS encoding tetratricopeptide repeat protein, whose protein sequence is MDKKKGQEKPLSPEIIKLSEKLSKDPKSRLFVALAEEYLKSGMTHEAMIVLTDGLKIHPNFHTARATLAKVYLEIGQIADARGEFEQVIKADPENLLAHRKLAKLYKDAGRMDKARISCKAVLLSNPKDAEMKLILEELDRIEATQRQKTQAQTVVSNDAVSVEALVEQTTHTQPEPKTEEAAAEISPSLMEAPPVTAEVAPAPAEGPPAAEASSALVGTAEPKAASVERKEAFPSLEEILGAPAAEAPLTGNAPDVPQPGSPKSQKAPLEQGPAVPTPADEITTEALGDLYVKQGFYEKGIAIYRRLLANDPTNQVLFKKLDETVDLARLLNEGPQLNTSTQAPAGTAPPAPPPAPKPSSPTESAPADDRDQQKMQKIQRLQSWLDSIKKGQG